Proteins encoded in a region of the Odocoileus virginianus isolate 20LAN1187 ecotype Illinois chromosome 9, Ovbor_1.2, whole genome shotgun sequence genome:
- the LOC110142553 gene encoding dihydrodiol dehydrogenase 3-like isoform X1 encodes MDPKGQRVKLNDGHFIPVLGFGTAVPPEVLKSEALEVTKFAIEVGFRHIDCAHLYRNEEYVGQAIQSKIADGTVKREDIFYTSKVLHAVCLTCVLLWCTFLRPELVRPALEKSLKTLQLDYVDLYIIHFPLAVKPGEELFPKDENGKLISDSVDLCHTWEALEKCKDVGLTKSIGVSNFNHKQLEKILNKPGLKYKPVCNQVECHPYLNQSKLLDFCKSHDIVLVAYGALGSQRIKEWVNLNLPVLLEDSVLCAIAKKHKQTPALVVLRYQIQRGVVVLAKSYNKKRIKENIQVFDFELTPEDMKAIDGLNRNIRYYEFLIGVGHPEYPFSEEY; translated from the exons ATGGATCCCAAAGGCCAGAGAGTGAAGCTTAATGATGGCCACTTCATTCCTGTCCTGGGATTTGGCACTGCTGTACCTCCAGAG GTTCTTAAGAGTGAAGCTCTGGAAGTCACCAAATTCGCTATAGAGGTTGGGTTCCGCCATATTGACTGTGCTCATCTGTACCGAAATGAAGAATACGTTGGCCAGGCCATTCAAAGCAAGATTGCAGATGGTACTGTGAAGAGAGAAGACATATTCTACACTTCAAAGGTGCTGCATGCTGTGTGTTTAACATGTGTGCTA ctTTGGTGCACTTTCCTTCGACCAGAGTTGGTCAGACCAGCCTTGGAAAAATCACTGAAAACTCTTCAACTGGACTATGTAGATCTCTATATTATTCATTTTCCACTGGCTGTGAAG CCAGGGGAGGAATTATTTCCaaaagatgaaaatggaaaactgaTAAGTGACTCAGTGGATCTCTGCCACACGTGGGAG gccctggagaAGTGTAAGGATGTAGGGCTGACCAAGTCCATTGGGGTGTCCAACTTCAATCACAAGCAGCTGGAGAAGATCCTGAACAAGCCGGGACTCAAGTACAAGCCCGTCTGCAACCAA GTGGAATGTCACCCTTATCTCAATCAGAGCAAACTGTTGGATTTCTGCAAGTCACATGATATTGTCCTTGTTGCCTATGGTGCTCTAGGATCCCAACGAATAAAAGAATG GGTGAACTTGAACCTCCCCGTTCTCCTGGAGGACTCGGTTCTTTGTGCCATTGCCAAAAAGCACAAGCAAACTCCAGCTCTGGTGGTCCTTCGTTACCAGATACAACGTGGGGTTGTGGTTCTGGCCAAGAGTTACAACAAGAAGCGAATCAAAGAGAACATACAG gtgTTTGACTTTGAACTGACTCCAGAAGACATGAAAGCAATCGATGGCCTCAACAGAAATATAAGATACTATGAATTTCTTAT TGGTGTCGGTCATCCTGAGTATCCATTCTCTGAAGAATATTGA
- the LOC110142553 gene encoding dihydrodiol dehydrogenase 3-like isoform X2 has protein sequence MDPKGQRVKLNDGHFIPVLGFGTAVPPEVLKSEALEVTKFAIEVGFRHIDCAHLYRNEEYVGQAIQSKIADGTVKREDIFYTSKLWCTFLRPELVRPALEKSLKTLQLDYVDLYIIHFPLAVKPGEELFPKDENGKLISDSVDLCHTWEALEKCKDVGLTKSIGVSNFNHKQLEKILNKPGLKYKPVCNQVECHPYLNQSKLLDFCKSHDIVLVAYGALGSQRIKEWVNLNLPVLLEDSVLCAIAKKHKQTPALVVLRYQIQRGVVVLAKSYNKKRIKENIQVFDFELTPEDMKAIDGLNRNIRYYEFLIGVGHPEYPFSEEY, from the exons ATGGATCCCAAAGGCCAGAGAGTGAAGCTTAATGATGGCCACTTCATTCCTGTCCTGGGATTTGGCACTGCTGTACCTCCAGAG GTTCTTAAGAGTGAAGCTCTGGAAGTCACCAAATTCGCTATAGAGGTTGGGTTCCGCCATATTGACTGTGCTCATCTGTACCGAAATGAAGAATACGTTGGCCAGGCCATTCAAAGCAAGATTGCAGATGGTACTGTGAAGAGAGAAGACATATTCTACACTTCAAAG ctTTGGTGCACTTTCCTTCGACCAGAGTTGGTCAGACCAGCCTTGGAAAAATCACTGAAAACTCTTCAACTGGACTATGTAGATCTCTATATTATTCATTTTCCACTGGCTGTGAAG CCAGGGGAGGAATTATTTCCaaaagatgaaaatggaaaactgaTAAGTGACTCAGTGGATCTCTGCCACACGTGGGAG gccctggagaAGTGTAAGGATGTAGGGCTGACCAAGTCCATTGGGGTGTCCAACTTCAATCACAAGCAGCTGGAGAAGATCCTGAACAAGCCGGGACTCAAGTACAAGCCCGTCTGCAACCAA GTGGAATGTCACCCTTATCTCAATCAGAGCAAACTGTTGGATTTCTGCAAGTCACATGATATTGTCCTTGTTGCCTATGGTGCTCTAGGATCCCAACGAATAAAAGAATG GGTGAACTTGAACCTCCCCGTTCTCCTGGAGGACTCGGTTCTTTGTGCCATTGCCAAAAAGCACAAGCAAACTCCAGCTCTGGTGGTCCTTCGTTACCAGATACAACGTGGGGTTGTGGTTCTGGCCAAGAGTTACAACAAGAAGCGAATCAAAGAGAACATACAG gtgTTTGACTTTGAACTGACTCCAGAAGACATGAAAGCAATCGATGGCCTCAACAGAAATATAAGATACTATGAATTTCTTAT TGGTGTCGGTCATCCTGAGTATCCATTCTCTGAAGAATATTGA